A genomic region of Chitinimonas arctica contains the following coding sequences:
- a CDS encoding Gfo/Idh/MocA family protein — protein MLNFALVGCGRIAKRHSELLGYEQIPNARLAAVCDIVESKARKIGVEFSVPHYLDMHEMMRQEKIDVVVVLTESGRHAEHVVALAQYGKHIVVEKPMALTLDDADAMIRACDRAGVKLFVVKQNRFNVPVVKTREALEAGRFGKLVMGTVRVRWCRPQSYYDQDPWRGTWALDGGVLTNQASHHVDLLEWMLGDVDSVFAMSTKALANIEAEDTAVVTLRFKNGALGIIEATTAVRPKDLEGSLSIMGEHGSVEIGGFAVNKMKVWNFVEPVQGDEEVMEKYSVNPPNVYGFGHQAYYEHVVDCIANKRQHLVDGLVGRRSLELISAIYESIETGKEVALRFRPKLCRLGGH, from the coding sequence ATGTTGAATTTTGCACTGGTAGGTTGTGGCCGGATTGCCAAGCGCCACTCGGAACTATTGGGTTATGAGCAGATTCCCAATGCGCGTCTGGCGGCTGTTTGCGATATCGTTGAATCGAAAGCACGAAAGATCGGTGTTGAATTTTCTGTTCCGCATTATCTGGATATGCATGAAATGATGCGCCAGGAAAAAATCGACGTTGTCGTGGTCCTGACGGAAAGTGGCAGACATGCCGAGCATGTAGTGGCTTTAGCACAGTATGGTAAGCATATCGTCGTCGAAAAGCCGATGGCGCTGACATTGGACGATGCGGACGCAATGATTCGCGCCTGCGACAGAGCGGGCGTCAAACTCTTCGTCGTCAAGCAAAACCGCTTCAATGTACCGGTCGTCAAAACCCGCGAAGCCCTGGAAGCGGGACGCTTCGGTAAGCTTGTCATGGGTACTGTTCGAGTGCGGTGGTGTCGCCCGCAATCCTACTACGATCAGGACCCGTGGCGAGGTACCTGGGCCCTGGATGGCGGCGTATTGACCAACCAGGCGAGCCATCATGTCGACTTGCTGGAGTGGATGCTTGGGGACGTGGATAGCGTCTTTGCCATGAGCACCAAGGCACTCGCCAATATCGAGGCGGAAGATACCGCGGTTGTGACGCTGCGATTCAAGAATGGCGCGCTGGGCATCATTGAGGCGACCACCGCGGTGCGTCCCAAGGACCTGGAAGGTTCGCTTTCCATCATGGGCGAGCATGGATCTGTCGAAATCGGTGGGTTTGCCGTTAATAAGATGAAAGTCTGGAATTTCGTCGAACCCGTGCAGGGTGATGAAGAAGTGATGGAAAAATATTCGGTCAATCCGCCGAATGTTTACGGTTTTGGCCACCAAGCCTACTACGAGCATGTTGTTGATTGTATTGCCAATAAAAGGCAGCACCTAGTCGATGGTTTGGTCGGCCGCCGCAGTCTTGAGTTGATCAGTGCAATCTATGAGTCCATCGAGACCGGCAAA
- a CDS encoding GumC family protein → MTESVMVGNFEEGQSKASAPLGILDALILLARNKRLIVGLSLSVGLLATLVSLLIPNSYMATTKILPPQQGQSGAAAMAAQLGGLLGGAAGGIAGIKNPNDLYVGMLRSRTVADEMIRRFDLIKRYEKKKWVEARAVLKTRTTIGTGKDGLITIDVEDRDPKFAAALANGYIDELYKLTQRIAVTEASQKRVFFERQMGLAKDQLAKAEVQMRDLQERTGLIRLDDQSRASIETIANLRGQISAKELQIQTMATFATEKNPDVQFATSELEGLKKQLEKLQTPESTDEVFIATKKIPRAGLEFVRMLREVKYRETIFEVLAKQFEIAKVEEGKNAALIQVLDKALEPERKSSPKRALICMFALAIGALLGVVFVFVRDWVEKSKKNESDAARWMVLRQHLWSR, encoded by the coding sequence ATGACGGAATCGGTCATGGTGGGGAATTTTGAAGAAGGCCAATCCAAGGCATCTGCGCCGTTGGGTATCCTGGATGCGTTGATATTGCTTGCCAGAAACAAGCGATTGATCGTGGGCCTTTCGCTATCCGTGGGCTTGCTCGCGACCCTTGTTTCGCTGCTGATTCCAAATAGCTATATGGCGACGACGAAGATCCTTCCGCCCCAGCAGGGACAAAGCGGTGCTGCAGCCATGGCTGCTCAGCTGGGCGGCTTGCTGGGAGGCGCCGCAGGCGGCATTGCCGGCATCAAGAATCCAAACGATTTATACGTGGGGATGCTGAGAAGCAGAACGGTTGCCGATGAAATGATTCGGCGATTTGATCTGATCAAAAGGTACGAGAAGAAAAAATGGGTTGAAGCACGTGCGGTCCTGAAGACCCGCACAACCATAGGCACGGGGAAAGACGGTTTGATTACCATCGATGTCGAGGATAGGGATCCCAAGTTCGCGGCCGCGTTGGCAAATGGCTATATCGATGAGCTATATAAGCTTACCCAGCGTATCGCGGTGACGGAAGCTTCCCAAAAGCGGGTTTTCTTTGAGCGCCAAATGGGTCTGGCAAAAGATCAGCTGGCGAAGGCAGAAGTGCAGATGCGGGATCTGCAGGAGAGAACCGGCCTGATACGACTGGATGACCAAAGCCGGGCAAGTATCGAAACGATTGCCAATTTACGCGGGCAAATTTCCGCAAAGGAACTTCAGATCCAGACGATGGCCACTTTTGCCACGGAGAAGAATCCCGATGTGCAGTTTGCCACCAGCGAGCTGGAAGGGTTAAAGAAGCAGTTGGAAAAACTACAGACGCCGGAGAGTACCGATGAGGTATTCATCGCCACGAAAAAAATTCCCCGCGCGGGTCTGGAGTTTGTTCGTATGTTGCGGGAAGTAAAGTATAGAGAAACCATATTCGAAGTGTTGGCGAAGCAATTTGAAATTGCCAAGGTGGAAGAAGGAAAGAACGCCGCCTTGATTCAGGTATTGGATAAGGCCCTGGAGCCTGAAAGAAAAAGCTCGCCAAAAAGGGCGTTGATTTGCATGTTTGCGCTAGCGATCGGCGCGTTGTTGGGTGTGGTGTTTGTTTTTGTTCGAGATTGGGTAGAAAAATCGAAAAAGAATGAGTCCGATGCCGCGCGGTGGATGGTATTGCGCCAGCATCTTTGGAGCCGTTGA
- a CDS encoding polysaccharide biosynthesis/export family protein gives MTLTKNALCSWASRFVSLLAVCVSFAVSADDIDLAADPAMREQRLGIVGKSFGQESSARPTIDIQGAGNDPMRGTRTNKGAQRPLGDALGGDEQRMGQPIRQQLPEQTEFQRFVYDSTGKLLPLFGYQLFRNSPDTFAPVDNVPVTSDYTIGPGDEIWIRAWGQIDIDIRAVVDRNGTVNIPRVGVFNVAGIRYQELQGYLSTAFSRTFKNFELSVTLGQLRSIQVFVVGQAQRPGVYTVSSLSTLVNAIFAAGGPSTRGSMRKIQLKRGDKVISEMDLYDLLLRGDKTKDRPLLPGDVIYIPPVGKVAAISGSINTAGIYELPEGEASLKDLIAWSGGLSSLADGLKVTIERIDNRKTRKVEELKLDAAGQSGAVKDGDVVTVYPIAPKFANSITLRGFVNQPERFTWRKGIRISDIVPSMESLISRSYWTDRNRMDAQDDSVDAQNAMVQAMYRGGGKITPRNGPRKINGINPPNRNFTPLQGVDPKDENAFASIQRAEAVNLDYAVIERVADDGSSDLLPFSLGLALKGDVQHNLLLQPNDVVTIFSKDDIRVPVEKQSKYIRLEGEFVTPGIYKLEQGETLQKLVTRIGGLTSNAYLFGTEFSRESVRVLQQKQLDDSVDRLERDLERTAVNKSQKAMNAEEAQSAKVEAEQQRGLLNKLRQIKATGRVSLEMPAELLPPDVKQLPDIALEDGDKIVIPNASGSISVFGAVFNPGAFIFKSEKRFEDYLRQSGGPTRDADESSMFVLRADGTVLSKRQSGWLSSLGGQKLMPGDAIVMPERLEERFNLTKELKDWSQIFFQFATGVAGLKVLKGL, from the coding sequence ATGACATTGACCAAGAATGCTTTATGCAGTTGGGCAAGCCGCTTCGTTTCCTTGCTCGCAGTGTGTGTTTCTTTTGCGGTAAGCGCGGACGATATCGATCTGGCGGCGGACCCGGCAATGCGAGAACAGCGGCTTGGGATTGTAGGCAAATCTTTTGGTCAAGAATCATCAGCCAGACCCACCATCGATATCCAGGGGGCCGGCAATGATCCCATGCGTGGTACGCGCACCAATAAGGGTGCGCAGCGGCCGCTCGGCGACGCGCTTGGCGGCGATGAGCAACGCATGGGCCAGCCGATTCGCCAGCAATTACCGGAGCAGACCGAGTTCCAGCGCTTTGTCTACGATTCGACCGGCAAATTGCTGCCCCTGTTCGGCTACCAGTTATTTCGCAATTCGCCGGATACCTTCGCCCCGGTAGACAATGTGCCGGTTACCTCCGATTACACGATCGGACCGGGCGACGAGATCTGGATACGTGCCTGGGGACAGATTGATATCGATATTCGGGCGGTGGTCGATCGAAATGGCACGGTGAATATCCCACGGGTTGGCGTGTTCAATGTCGCGGGCATTCGCTACCAGGAACTGCAAGGCTATCTTTCCACCGCCTTCAGCCGCACCTTCAAGAACTTCGAGCTGTCGGTTACCTTGGGGCAGTTGCGCTCCATCCAGGTCTTCGTGGTGGGACAGGCACAGCGTCCGGGTGTCTACACGGTGAGCTCCCTCAGTACCCTGGTCAATGCGATCTTCGCCGCCGGTGGTCCGTCCACCAGAGGGTCGATGCGTAAAATCCAGCTTAAGCGTGGCGACAAGGTCATCAGTGAAATGGATCTGTATGACCTCTTGCTGCGTGGCGACAAGACCAAGGATCGTCCGCTCCTGCCCGGCGATGTCATCTATATCCCACCGGTGGGCAAGGTGGCTGCAATCAGCGGCAGTATCAACACGGCCGGCATCTATGAGTTGCCTGAAGGCGAAGCTTCGCTCAAGGATCTGATTGCCTGGAGTGGCGGCTTGAGTAGCCTTGCCGATGGATTGAAGGTGACGATTGAACGAATCGATAACCGTAAGACCCGCAAGGTAGAGGAATTGAAGCTCGATGCGGCAGGCCAGTCAGGTGCCGTCAAGGATGGTGATGTGGTGACCGTTTATCCCATCGCGCCCAAGTTTGCCAATTCAATCACGCTGCGCGGTTTTGTGAACCAGCCGGAACGTTTTACCTGGCGTAAGGGGATTCGTATAAGCGATATCGTCCCCAGCATGGAATCCCTGATATCGCGTAGCTATTGGACGGATCGTAATCGGATGGATGCGCAAGACGATTCCGTGGATGCGCAAAATGCGATGGTGCAGGCAATGTATCGGGGAGGAGGCAAGATCACGCCAAGGAATGGTCCTCGAAAAATCAATGGAATAAATCCACCCAACAGGAATTTCACTCCGCTGCAGGGAGTAGATCCAAAAGACGAAAATGCCTTCGCCAGCATTCAGCGCGCAGAAGCGGTCAATCTGGATTATGCCGTGATTGAACGCGTTGCCGATGACGGCAGTAGCGACCTGTTGCCATTTAGTCTGGGGTTGGCTTTGAAGGGCGACGTACAGCACAATTTGCTCCTTCAGCCAAATGACGTAGTAACGATCTTCTCCAAGGATGATATTCGTGTTCCGGTAGAAAAGCAGTCGAAGTACATTCGCCTGGAAGGTGAGTTCGTTACGCCTGGTATATATAAGCTGGAGCAAGGTGAAACATTGCAAAAGCTGGTAACGCGTATTGGCGGTTTGACATCGAATGCCTATTTGTTCGGCACCGAGTTCAGTCGGGAGTCCGTCCGCGTACTACAACAAAAGCAGTTGGATGATTCGGTGGATAGGCTGGAGCGTGATCTGGAGCGTACGGCAGTAAATAAAAGCCAAAAGGCAATGAATGCAGAAGAAGCTCAAAGTGCCAAGGTAGAAGCTGAGCAGCAGCGCGGGCTTTTGAATAAATTGCGCCAGATCAAGGCAACCGGTCGCGTATCGCTTGAGATGCCGGCCGAGCTGCTTCCTCCGGATGTAAAACAACTGCCGGATATCGCTTTGGAGGACGGCGATAAGATAGTCATCCCCAATGCGTCTGGCTCCATTAGCGTGTTCGGTGCGGTTTTCAACCCCGGCGCATTTATCTTCAAATCCGAGAAGCGATTCGAAGACTATCTACGCCAGTCGGGCGGGCCGACTCGCGATGCTGACGAATCCAGTATGTTCGTATTGCGTGCGGACGGTACGGTATTAAGCAAGCGGCAAAGTGGCTGGCTAAGTAGCCTGGGTGGACAAAAATTGATGCCTGGCGATGCAATCGTTATGCCCGAAAGGCTGGAGGAACGATTCAATTTGACCAAGGAACTGAAGGATTGGTCCCAGATATTCTTCCAGTTTGCGACCGGTGTTGCGGGTCTTAAGGTGTTGAAAGGACTGTGA
- a CDS encoding tryptophan--tRNA ligase produces the protein MTLRVLTGITTTGTPHLGNYVGAIRPAIAASRLPASDCFFFLADYHALIKCDDPARIERSRLEIAATWLAAGLDAERVTFYRQSDVPEVTELNWLLTCVTAKGQMNRAHAYKASADANEAAGEETDAGISMGLFCYPILMAADILLFNAHKVPVGRDQIQHIEMARDVAQRFNHLFGQGRELFVLPEAVIEEHVATLPGLDGRKMSKSYDNTIPLFEGGARGLKDAIARIVTDSRLPGEPKDPEGNALVAIYEAFGSPEETAAFRADLLAGLGWGEAKQRLFERVERDIAPMRAHYAELMAHPERIEEALQIGARKARVQASQLLATLREAVGLRSLRAVQTAAPAADAAKPQLAVFKQYREADGRFYFKLTAHDGRVLLQSQGFEQGREAGQWVGKLKQSGAAVLAEAPVQLGTGIDAEEVTAALALLAATE, from the coding sequence ATGACTCTGCGCGTACTGACCGGTATCACCACCACCGGCACGCCCCACCTCGGCAACTATGTCGGGGCCATTCGCCCAGCCATCGCCGCCAGCCGCCTGCCCGCTAGCGATTGCTTCTTTTTCCTGGCCGACTACCACGCACTGATCAAATGCGACGATCCGGCCCGCATCGAGCGTTCGCGCCTGGAAATCGCCGCAACCTGGCTGGCCGCCGGGCTCGATGCCGAGCGGGTCACCTTCTATCGCCAGAGCGATGTCCCGGAAGTCACCGAGCTCAACTGGCTGCTGACCTGCGTGACCGCCAAGGGCCAGATGAACCGCGCGCATGCCTACAAGGCATCGGCCGATGCCAACGAGGCGGCCGGCGAGGAGACCGATGCCGGCATCAGCATGGGCCTGTTCTGCTACCCCATCCTGATGGCGGCCGATATCCTGCTGTTCAATGCGCACAAGGTGCCGGTGGGCCGCGACCAGATCCAGCATATCGAGATGGCCCGCGACGTGGCGCAGCGTTTCAACCATCTGTTCGGGCAAGGCCGCGAACTGTTCGTGCTGCCCGAGGCGGTGATCGAGGAACATGTCGCCACCCTGCCCGGCCTGGATGGCCGCAAGATGTCCAAGAGCTACGACAACACCATTCCGCTATTCGAAGGCGGCGCCCGTGGCTTGAAGGACGCCATTGCCCGTATCGTGACCGACTCGCGGCTGCCCGGTGAGCCCAAGGACCCCGAAGGCAACGCCCTGGTTGCCATCTACGAAGCCTTCGGCAGCCCCGAGGAAACCGCCGCCTTCCGCGCCGACCTGCTGGCCGGCCTGGGCTGGGGCGAAGCCAAGCAAAGACTGTTCGAGCGGGTCGAGCGCGATATTGCCCCGATGCGTGCGCATTACGCCGAGCTGATGGCCCACCCGGAACGGATCGAGGAAGCCCTCCAGATCGGTGCCCGTAAAGCCCGCGTGCAGGCTTCCCAGCTGCTCGCCACTCTGCGCGAAGCGGTGGGCCTGCGCAGCTTGCGCGCGGTGCAGACCGCCGCGCCGGCGGCCGATGCCGCCAAGCCGCAACTGGCCGTGTTCAAGCAATATCGCGAAGCCGATGGCCGCTTCTATTTCAAGCTGACCGCCCACGACGGACGCGTACTGCTGCAGAGCCAGGGCTTCGAGCAAGGCCGCGAGGCGGGGCAATGGGTGGGCAAGCTCAAGCAAAGCGGCGCCGCGGTGCTGGCGGAAGCACCGGTCCAGCTGGGCACGGGTATCGATGCCGAGGAAGTCACGGCTGCGCTGGCGCTGTTGGCTGCAACGGAGTAA